A window of the Podospora bellae-mahoneyi strain CBS 112042 chromosome 6, whole genome shotgun sequence genome harbors these coding sequences:
- a CDS encoding hypothetical protein (MEROPS:MER0003537; EggNog:ENOG503P1HY; COG:S) gives MDPTTYPPPPGQTRRYAPPTRSGTVRFRIPSTNDIAETSYSIWGNLSSKKVPLICVHGGPGIPHDYLLPISLISTDYTIPVVMYDQVGCGRSTHFSPHQYHPSFFTIDLFLAELDNLIRCLGITVYNLFGHSWGGMLISSYALTQPAGLRKLILCSTPSSMKTFVQVSAELRSFLPLEIQASLSDPLSPEHATAAMELHRRHLCRVEPFFPEELMTSLHSLAENDTVHHAMNGGPSTPASVDINGSLKDWSVVSELGLVTEKTVPGGVLLINGYFDSAQDACVLPWFSKIKARVKWVQFALSSSMPHLEETDRFVGVVGRFLTTHS, from the coding sequence ATGGATCCCACCACctaccctcctccaccaggcCAAACCCGCCGTTATGCACCGCCGACAAGATCAGGAACCGTCCGCTTCCGCATTCCCTCCACCAACGACATTGCAGAGACATCCTACTCTATATGGGGCAACCTTTCCAGCAAAAAGGTTCCCTTGATCTGCGTCCATGGCGGCCCTGGCATCCCTCACGattacctcctccccatctcttTGATCAGCACCGACTACACCATACCCGTCGTGATGTATGATCAAGTTGGCTGCGGCCGCTCCACCCACTTTTCTCCGCACCAGTATCACCcaagcttcttcaccatTGATCTTTTCCTCGCCGAGCTGGATAATTTGATTCGCTGCTTGGGCATCACTGTATACAATCTCTTCGGTCATTCCTGGGGTGGCATGCTCATCTCCTCCTACGCCTTGACCCAGCCGGCCGGTCTCCGCAAGCTCATTTTGTGTTCTACCCCCTCCAGCATGAAAACATTTGTTCAGGTGAGCGCAGAACTGCGATCCTTTCTGCCACTGGAAATCCAGGCTTCGTTGTCCGACCCCCTGAGCCCAGAGCACGCCACAGCAGCCATGGAGTTACACCGCCGTCATCTTTGTCGAGTTGAACCGTTCTTCCCAGAGGAACTCATGACTTCTTTGCATAGCCTTGCCGAGAATGACACTGTTCATCACGCCATGAACGGAGGCCCAAGCACACCCGCTAGCGTTGATATCAACGGTTCGCTCAAGGACTGGAGTGTGGTGTCTGAGCTAGGTCTGGTGACGGAAAAGACAGTCCCAGGTGGAGTGCTGCTGATAAACGGATACTTTGACTCGGCTCAAGATGCTTGCGTCCTGCCTTGGTTCTCCAAGATTAAGGCAAGGGTCAAGTGGGTGCAGTTTGCGCTCAGTTCAAGCATGCCCCATTTGGAGGAAACAGACAGGTTTGTCGgcgtggtggggaggtttcTGACGACGCATTCTTGA
- the DUR3 gene encoding urea active transporter (EggNog:ENOG503NUX6; COG:E): MDHAPADQEHIANATLGQGAGYGVVLGLGGAFAIGMIATTFILKRYNRELQTSEMFNTAGRTVKSGLVAAAVVSSWTWAATLLQSTGVCYRYGVSGPFWYASGATVQIILFATLAIELKRRAPNAHTYLEVIKARYGTVAHLVFMVFGVITNILVSLMLIVGGSATLNALTGMHTIAAIYLLPLGVIAYTMVGGLKATILTDWAHTFILLLIIIIFALTAYASHDLLGSPSAVYDLLVEAATRHPVDGNKEGSYLTMQSREGAIFFVINIVGNFGTVFLDNGYYNKAIAASPVHALPGYIIGGICWFAIPWLTATTMGLAGLALENNPRFPTYPDRMLDSDVSAGLVLPYAAVALLGKGGAMATLLIVFMAVTSAFSSQLIAVSTICTYDLYRAYFKPEASGKRLIYMSHCVVVGYGLFISTFSVGLWYAGISMGYLYVMMGVIISSAVLPATLALLWSGQNKWAAAGAPVLGLATSLTAWLVTSKKQCGELTVQCTGSNIPMLAGNVAALLSPVVFIAILTAIFGVDKYDWKSMLEIRRGDDHDLAQEAGVDLEDVNGGHEETQAEFEAEQSKLLKAGKISRWTTVILALAFLVLWPMPMYGSGYIFSKPFFTGWVTIGIIWIFGSFIGVGLFPVWESRVTLTRTCKYIWKDLTGKSHIKTIHAQEAAVVGTPGDQTPPEKAGLKEEVRSS, from the exons ATGGATCACGCTCCCGCCGATCAAGAGCACATCGCCAATGCCACGCTCGGCCAGGGCGCCGGCTATGGTGTCGTGCTGGGCCTGGGAGGTGCCTTTGCCATTG GCATGATCGCCACAACCTTCATCCTGAAGAGGTACAACAGGGAACTTCAGACATCTGAAATGTTCAACACAGCTGGCCGTACTGTCAAGTCCGGTCTCGTCGCCGCTGCCGTCGTCTCTTCGTGGACTTGGGCCGCTACCCTTCTTCAGTCCACCGGTGTTTGTTATCGCTATGGTGTCTCGGGTCCCTTTTGGTATGCCTCGGGCGCTACTGTCCAGATCATTCTCTTCGCTACTCTCGCCATCGAACTCAAACGCCGCGCCCCCAACGCACACACCTATCTCGAGGTCATCAAGGCCCGATACGGAACTGTGGCACACTTGGTATTCATGGTCTTTGGCGTGATAACCAACATTTTGGTCTCGCTCATGCTGATTGTCGGTGGCTCAGCCACCCTCAACGCCTTGACCGGGATGCACACCATTGCTGCCATTTACCTCCTGCCACTCGGTGTCATTGCTTACACCATGGTTGGTGGGTTGAAGGCTACCATCTTGACTGATTGGGCACACACCTTCATCTtgctgctcatcatcatcatctttgccCTGACAGCCTATGCCTCTCACGACTTGCTGGGCTCTCCCAGCGCTGTCTACGACCTGCTTGTCGAGGCTGCCACCCGTCACCCGGTTGACGGCAACAAGGAGGGCAGCTACTTGACCATGCAGTCCAGGGAGGGcgccatcttcttcgtcatcaacaTTGTTGGCAACTTCGGCACCGTCTTCCTTGACAACGGCTACTATAACAAGGCTATTGCTGCCTCGCCCGTGCACGCACTTCCCGGCTACATCATTGGCGGTATCTGCTGGTTCGCTATTCCCTGGctcactgccaccaccatgggTCTCGCCGGTCTTGCCCTTGAGAACAACCCTCGCTTCCCCACCTATCCTGACCGCATGCTCGACTCCGATGTGAGCGCTGGCTTAGTCCTCCCCTACGCCGCGGTTGCCCTTCTCGGCAAGGGCGGTGCCATGGCTACTCTGCTCATCGTCTTCATGGCTGTCACCAGCGCCTTTTCCAGTCAGCTGATTGCCGTGAGCACCATCTGCACCTACGATCTGTATCGCGCCTACTTCAAGCCCGAGGCCAGCGGCAAGAGACTGATCTACATGAGCCATTGCGTCGTCGTTGGCTATGGTTTGTTCATCTCCACTTTTTCAGTTGGTTTGTGGTATGCCGGCATCTCCATGGGTTATCTCTATGTCATGATGGGAGTCATCATCTCGTCGGCCGTCCTGCCCGCAACACTGGCCCTGCTCTGGTCTGGCCAGAACAAGTGGGCTGCCGCCGGCGCTCCCGTCCTCGGCCTTGCCACCTCGCTCACTGCCTGGCTCGTCACCTCCAAGAAGCAGTGCGGCGAGCTCACAGTCCAGTGCACTGGCTCCAACATCCCCATGTTGGCTGGTAATGTCGCCGCTCTGCTATCCCCCGTCGTCTTCATCGCCATTCTCACCGCCATCTTTGGCGTTGACAAGTACGACTGGAAGTCCATGTTGGAGATCCGCAGGGGTGATGATCACGATCTCGCCCAAGAGGCTGGTGTCGACCTTGAGGATGTTAACGGCGGCCACGAGGAGACCCaggccgagtttgaggctGAGCAGTCCAAACTTCTCAAGGCTGGCAAGATCAGTAGATGGACCACCGTCATTTTG GCCCTTGCCTTCTTGGTTCTCTGGCCCATGCCCATGTACGGTAGCGGGTACATTTTCAGCAAACCCTTCTTCACCGGTTGGGTCACGATTGGCATCATCTGGATTTTCGGCTCCTTCATTGGTGTCGGCTTGTTCCCTGTCTGGGAAAGCCGGGTCACCCTCACCAGGACATGCAAGTACATCTGGAAGGATTTGACCGGAAAGAGCCACATCAAGACCATTCACGCCCaggaggctgctgttgttgggacCCCTGGTGATCAGACACCACCGGAAAAGGCCGGgctcaaggaggaggtcagaTCCTCATAA
- a CDS encoding hypothetical protein (EggNog:ENOG503PQYK), with protein MKLLTMARAVLGLALAITASCAPAAKTYTGDSLIAEGFTEVSEGVYFRNTPTTLSINGSSSGNELAAQTHFCQISDYEGTTGDYSAKVDDCWQVYRNVAVDGEWVIRQGHQKVVASYSTCVFGITAHGGADVRIGNVDVHSALLESISQFARQYPGDNFQRIGAVGRFQCGWNFGDACIWGVYVR; from the exons ATGAAGCTTCTTACCATGGCCCGTGccgtcctcggcctcgctcttgccatcaccgccagctgCGCTCCTGCTGCTAAGACCTATACCGGAGACAGCCTGATCGCCGAGGGGTTCACCGAGGTGTCCGAAGGCGTCTACTTCAGaaacaccccaaccaccctTTCTATCAATGGGTCTTCATCTGGCAATGAACTCGCGGCTCAAACCCATTTCTGTCAAATTTCCGACTATGAGGGCACCACTGGAGACTACTCAGCCAAGGTCGATGATTGCTGGCAAGTCTACCGGAACGTTGCCGTAGATGGCGAGTG GGTCATCCGCCAAGGTCACCAGAAAGTGGTTGCTTCCTACAGCACCTGCGTGTTCGGTATCACGGCCCACGGTGGCGCAGACGTCAGGATTGGCAACGTGGATGTTCACAGCGCCCTCCTTGAGTCCATCAGCCAGTTCGCCCGCCAATACCCCGGGGATAATTTCCAAAGGATCGGCGCTGTGGGTCGCTTCCAGTGTGGTTGGAATTTTGGCGATGCTTGTATCTGGGGGGTCTACGTCCGTTAG
- a CDS encoding hypothetical protein (EggNog:ENOG503NVQ1; COG:B) — protein MLRNAQSHAGQRPARKSERIETTLKFNIARAARQQSQQCSPGSLQTSTSFIPAPYPPCTWPFCELEKVLFSDLVLETHHKGTYLLVRVLTPQDRMTAVMAIVEDEKSEGFLLQLYHQVEMTEDILVPGGILIIKDPYRKLTADGRHGLRVDHVSDVVFLLAHDKRVHSCWHSELTDPQLKSADFWKTKGKEFFGQSRYQAAVEHYTRALVSSPRADECHIIKLNRSLALPRTNSFDAALVYVNSVLEVANGKTKEKALFRKA, from the exons ATGCTTCGCAATGCCCAATCCCATGCTGGGCAACGACCTGCCCGAAAAAGTGAACGGATAGAAACGACTCTCAAATTCAACATCGCTCGCGCGGCACGACAGCAAAGCCAGCAGTGCAGTCCTGGCTCCTTGCAGACCTCCACGTCGTTCATTCCAGCACCCTACCCACCCTGTACCTGGCCATTTTGCGAGCTGGAAAAAGTCCTGTTCAGCGACCTCGTGCTCGAAACCCATCACAAAGGCACATATCTCCTAGTTCGAGTACTCACCCCTCAGGATCGAATGACTGCCGTCATGGCCATTGTGGAAGACGAAAAGAGCGAGGGTTTTTTGCTCCAGCTCTATCATCAGGTTGAGATGACGGAAGACATTCTTGTCCCTGGCGGAATATTGATCATCAAAGACCCATACCGAAAGCTCACCGCTGATGGTCGGCACGGATTGCGCGTCGACCACGTCTCCGATGTTGTTTTCCTACTGGCGCATGACAAACGCGTTCACTCCTGTTGGCACTCGGAGCTCACGGACCCCCAGCTCAAGAGCGCCGACTTTTGGAAAACAAAGGGGAAAGAATTTTTTGGTCAATCAAGATATCAGGCCGCAGTTGAACA TTACACCAGAGCTCTGGTTTCCTCCCCCAGAGCCGATGAGTGCCACATCATCAAGCTCAACCGATCCCTGGCATTGCCCAGAACCAACAGCTTTGATGCAGCTCTTGTGTATGTCAACTCTGTGTTGGAGGTTGCCAACGGCAAGACCAAGGAGAAAGCTCTCTTTCGCAAAGCCTAG
- a CDS encoding hypothetical protein (EggNog:ENOG503NVQ1; COG:B) produces the protein MCCEALKALCLDSPDNAAAKVKLSEATTGKYQFKKLHAEVARLRPPQLDHATYIGPVETRQSGSRGRGLFTTKAVKTGDLLFCEKAFAYAFHEGEGTSGESCRLMMNLLIDVNANSFTSGAQPELITMLVQKLYRNPSLTSAIKSLH, from the exons ATGTGTTGTGAGGCTCTCAAAGCCCTTTGCCTTGACTCCCCCGACAATGCAGCAGCCAAGGTTAAACTCAGCGAGGCA ACCACCGGTAAATACCAGTTTAAGAAGCTTCATGCGGAGGTTGCTCGCCTTCGCCCGCCTCAGCTCGACCATGCAACCTACATTGGCCCCGTCGAGACTCGTCAGTCTGGATCCCGTGGGAGGGGCCTTTTCACTACCAAAGCAGTTAAGACAGGTgatcttttgttttgtgaaAAGGCGTTTGCATACGCATTTcatgagggtgagggaaCGAGCGGCGAGAGCTGCAGGCTGATGATGAATCTCCTGATTGACGTCAATGCCAACAGCTTCACCTCTGGAGCCCAGCCGGAACTCATCACCATGCTCGTGCAAAAGCTTTACCGGAATCCCTCTCTGACTTCTGCGATCAAGAGCCTCCACTGA
- a CDS encoding hypothetical protein (EggNog:ENOG503NVQ1; COG:B), giving the protein MPVIDSFLLTHILLLNSFGCKFPEKAGALKRPVGTDRLGNLFPSLGLWTFASHMNHSCLSNAFRSFIGDMMIVRGIADIPVDAEITIQYLNPFNPQPKYIINWAFACDCAMCEDDDHTSDIEETGRVTSTVAPSPSGIARIASLIRKSSDLLAEMEETYIKPAEEVPLLTLWVGYRDFACAITLTGAGLSSNSQKAIEIGLKALRCLGFVVEVGSLGSNQGLVVKKWGYMVPGELDC; this is encoded by the exons ATGCCAGTCATTGACTC GTTTCTCCTCacccacatcctcctcttgaaCAGTTTCGGCTGCAAATTTCCGGAAAAAGCTGGTGCTCTCAAGCGGCCGGTAGGAACTGACCGCCTCGGTAACCTATTTCCCTCGCTGGGCCTTTGGACCTTTGCATCTCATATGAACCATTCCTGTCTGAGCAACGCCTTCCGCTCCTTCATCGGGGACATGATGATCGTACGTGGAATTGCGGACATTCCTGTCGATGCCGAGATCACCATTCAGTACTTGAACCCCTTCAATCCGCAAC CAAAGTATATCATAAACTGGGCTTTTGCCTGCGACTGTGCCATGtgtgaggatgatgaccaCACAAGCGACATA GAAGAGACTGGGAGAGTCACTTCAACAGTTGCTCCGTCTCCTTCCGGCATTGCGAGAATTGCAAGCCTGATTCGCAAGAGCAGCGACCTGCtcgccgagatggaggagacaTACATCAAGCCCGCGGAGGAGGTGCCGCTCCTGACCCTATGGGTTGGCTACCGGGACTTCGCGTGCGCAATAACATTGACAGGAGCAGGCCTTAGTTCCAACTCCCAAAAGGCGATCGAGATTGGCTTGAAGGCTCTGCGATGCCTGGGCTTTGTGGTGGAAGTTGGAAGTTTGGGGTCAAATCAAGGGTTGGTTGTGAAAAAATGGGGGTATATGGTGCCTGGAGAGCTTGACTGTTGA
- a CDS encoding hypothetical protein (EggNog:ENOG503P8IB; COG:S) produces the protein MHFLIPLAALFTLGNAAADHEPDETVIFGQAGPDNKTFRLGFDLVPGSYQVGHHTWYSPYKITNITYSSSGNLAARDDHCYESVKIHDQTNLHSPQSKDCEVIYDRIVGPGTWTVLMWLQHQLVEYRTCAYGVTAFRSRSGKAIFAHIGNDDIRDVLRRTIDSYSKEFSPHGTRVQSWGQFVCKPYDAEVEWEIYYQKGFPDDE, from the exons ATGCACTTTCTCATCCCTCTTGCGGCCCTCTTCACCCTGGGCAACGCCGCTGCCGACCACGAGCCAGACGAGACAGTCATTTTTGGGCAGGCCGGCCCCGACAACAAGACCTTCCGCCTCGGCTTCGATCTCGTCCCGGGCAGCTACCAAGTCGGCCACCACACCTGGTACAGCCCTTACAagatcaccaacatcacgTACTCTTCATCAGGAAACTTAGCAGCCCGCGATGACCACTGCTATGAGTCGGTCAAGATCCATGACCAGACCAACCTGCACTCACCCCAGAGCAAGGACTGCGAAGTCATCTACGACAGGATCGTCGGCCCAGGCACTTG GACCGTTCTCATGTGGTTACAGCACCAGCTCGTCGAATATCGAACCTGCGCCTACGGTGTCACCGCTTTCCGGAGCCGCAGCGGCAAGGCCATTTTCGCCCATATTGGCAACGACGACATCAGGGACGTCTTGAGGAGGACCATCGATAGCTACAGCAAGGAATTCTCTCCTCATGGCACAAGAGTCCAGTCATGGGGCCAGTTTGTCTGTAAACCTTATGATGCCGAGGTGGAGTGGGAGATTTATTACCAAAAAGGATTTCCCGATGACGAATAG